One stretch of Prunus persica cultivar Lovell chromosome G1, Prunus_persica_NCBIv2, whole genome shotgun sequence DNA includes these proteins:
- the LOC18778876 gene encoding uncharacterized protein LOC18778876, which translates to MKTGQWRLGMGDMQIVPGARHRPPLKRPLWIIVLVSLVSIFVICAFLYPPQSSAACYIFSSRGCKAITDWLPPAPAREYTDAEIASRIVIREILSAPPIQSKNPKIAFMFLTPSALPFEKLWDKFFHGHEGRFSVYVHASKEKAIHLSRYFFNREIRSDPVIWGKISMVDAERRLLVHALQDPDNQHFVLLSESCVPLYTFDYIYDYLMNTNISYVDCFEDPGPHGNGRYSEHMLPEIEKKDFRKGAQWFTMKRQHAVIVMADGLYYSKFRDYCRPGLDGRNCIADEHYLPTFFNIIDPGGIANWSVTHVDWSERKWHPKLYKGHDITSDLLKNITSVDVSVHVTSDEKRVVQKWPCLWNGIQRPCYLFARKFHPETLNNLLHLFANYTTI; encoded by the exons ATGAAGACGGGTCAGTGGCGACTAGGCATGGGTGACATGCAGATCGTGCCCGGGGCTCGCCATCGCCCACCTCTGAAGAGGCCATTGTGGATTATTGTCTTGGTTTCTTTGGTCAGCATCTTTGTGATTTGTGCTTTTCTCTACCCACCTCAAAGCAGCGCCGCTTGTTACATATTTTCTTCGAGAGGTTGCAAGGCTATTACCGATTGGCTTCCACCTGCTCCTGCAAGGGAATATACTGATGCTGAGATTGCATCCCGTATTGTGATTAGAGAGATTTTGAGCGCACCTCCTATTCAATCCAAGAATCCAAAAATTGCTTTCATGTTCCTTACACCCAGTGCGTTGCCTTTTGAGAAGCTGTGGGATAAGTTTTTCCAT GGTCATGAAGGAAGGTTCTCTGTTTATGTCCATGCTTCTAAAGAAAAGGCAATTCATTTGAGCCGTTACTTTTTTAATCGCGAGATACGCAGTGACCCG GTGATTTGGGGGAAAATTTCCATGGTAGATGCAGAGAGAAGATTATTGGTACATGCTCTTCAAGATCCTGATAACCAGCATTTTGTCTTACTTTCTGAAAG TTGTGTGCCACTGTATACATTTGACTATATCTATGACTATCTGATGAATACAAATATAAGCTATGTTGACTG CTTTGAGGATCCTGGTCCACATGGAAATGGGAGGTATTCTGAGCACATGTTAcctgaaattgaaaagaaagacTTCAGAAAGGGTGCACAG TGGTTCACTATGAAGCGTCAGCATGCTGTGATAGTAATGGCTGATGGTCTTTACTACTCGAAATTCCGGGACTACTGCAGG CCCGGTTTGGACGGGCGCAATTGCATTGCTGATGAACATTACTTGCCTACCTTTTTCAAT ATAATTGATCCTGGTGGAATTGCAAACTGGTCCGTAACACATGTTGATTGGTCTGAAAGAAAGTGGCATCCAAAGTTATACAAGGGTCATGATATTACTTCTGACCTTCTGAAGAATATTACG TCAGTTGATGTGAGCGTGCATGTAACCAGTGATGAGAAG agGGTAGTACAGAAATGGCCTTGCTTATGGAATGGTATACAACGGCCGTGTTACTTGTTTGCAAGGAAGTTCCATCCAGAGACTCTCAATAACTTGTTGCACCTTTTTGCCAATTATACAACAATTTGA